A genomic stretch from Hymenobacter psoromatis includes:
- a CDS encoding glycoside hydrolase, whose product MLPGPARSQRRAAAPTPPAAAERTWTADNGNGTFTNPLFYDEFSDPDMIRVGDDFYLTGTTMHAMPGLPVLHSKDLVNWELLGYAADRLDFGPAYRLQEGQSVYGQGIWAPSFRYATGKFHIFTNVNGRKTQLYTATNPAGPWTHTELKQSFHDLSVLFDDDGKVYVIWGYDEIHIAELTTDLTDMRPGTERVLIAKGSGVGEGSHFYKINGKYVITNTNYDPVGYLVCARADQVGGPYEVAVISAEETLGIGMGYRLGRGTRETPFPLVPPARTFAGANPLHQGGLVQTPTGEWWGFSMMDHNSVGRLLCLSPVTWTGGWPYFGLPGNLKRSPQTWLKPDVGPAGAAVVPGAPFRRGDEFSGPALNPLWQWNHLPDDARWSLRERRGYLRLHTLPATDFWQARNSLTQRAIGPESTPTTALDLRGLKPGDVAGLALLNYPYAWLGVARTTQGLEVQQTDQRTGRTLRQLLSANKIWLRARCNFDTEQAQFELSTDGRTYRPVGDAVTMVFQLRTFQGVRYALFAYNTRGGAGGYADFDRFAVAEPRANGQGAAIPLGQLITLSSPADSTVLINWRGYLRPVPVGSPLAIGPAAQFRVLDRGRGRVALESAGGVESAGGLVTVERLAGMGEVRIGPGGSAEATTFQWQDMQRGDLMLMALTNHRYLLAPPRTRGLCAADAPGTTPNRDNGTCFRWQTVAQ is encoded by the coding sequence CTGTTGCCTGGCCCGGCCCGGAGCCAGCGCCGGGCCGCGGCCCCTACCCCCCCCGCCGCGGCCGAACGCACCTGGACGGCCGACAATGGCAACGGCACCTTCACCAACCCGCTGTTTTACGACGAGTTTTCGGACCCCGATATGATTCGGGTCGGGGACGACTTTTACCTCACCGGCACCACTATGCACGCCATGCCAGGCCTGCCGGTGCTGCACTCCAAGGACCTGGTGAACTGGGAGTTGCTGGGCTACGCCGCCGACCGGCTCGACTTCGGGCCGGCGTACCGGCTACAGGAGGGCCAGAGCGTGTATGGGCAAGGGATTTGGGCGCCGTCGTTTCGGTATGCCACCGGGAAATTTCACATTTTCACCAATGTGAACGGGCGCAAAACCCAGCTTTATACCGCCACCAACCCGGCCGGACCCTGGACGCACACCGAGCTCAAGCAGTCGTTTCACGACTTGTCGGTGCTCTTTGATGACGATGGCAAGGTGTACGTTATCTGGGGCTATGATGAGATTCATATCGCGGAGCTGACCACCGACCTGACCGATATGCGGCCGGGCACGGAGCGGGTGCTGATTGCGAAGGGCAGCGGCGTGGGCGAGGGCTCGCACTTCTATAAAATCAACGGTAAGTACGTCATTACCAACACCAACTACGACCCGGTGGGCTACCTGGTGTGCGCCCGCGCCGACCAGGTGGGCGGTCCCTACGAGGTGGCCGTCATCAGCGCCGAGGAAACGCTGGGCATTGGCATGGGCTACCGGCTGGGGCGCGGCACCAGGGAAACACCGTTTCCGCTGGTGCCGCCCGCAAGGACTTTTGCGGGGGCCAACCCGCTGCACCAGGGCGGGCTGGTGCAAACGCCTACCGGCGAGTGGTGGGGCTTTTCGATGATGGACCACAACTCGGTGGGGCGCCTGCTGTGCCTCTCGCCCGTGACCTGGACGGGCGGCTGGCCCTACTTTGGCCTGCCCGGCAACCTCAAGCGCTCGCCCCAAACCTGGCTGAAGCCCGACGTGGGCCCGGCCGGCGCGGCGGTGGTGCCGGGCGCGCCGTTCCGGCGCGGCGACGAGTTTAGTGGGCCAGCCCTGAACCCGCTCTGGCAGTGGAACCACCTGCCCGACGACGCCCGCTGGTCGTTGCGCGAGCGCCGGGGCTACCTGCGCCTGCACACGCTGCCGGCTACGGACTTCTGGCAGGCGCGCAACTCGCTGACGCAGCGCGCCATCGGCCCCGAATCGACCCCCACCACCGCGCTGGACCTGCGCGGGCTGAAGCCCGGCGACGTGGCCGGCCTGGCCCTGCTCAACTACCCCTACGCCTGGCTGGGCGTGGCCCGCACCACCCAGGGCCTGGAGGTGCAGCAGACGGACCAGCGCACCGGCCGCACCCTGCGCCAGCTCCTGAGTGCCAATAAGATATGGCTGCGGGCGCGCTGCAATTTCGATACCGAGCAGGCGCAGTTTGAGCTGAGCACCGACGGCCGGACCTACCGGCCGGTGGGCGACGCGGTGACGATGGTGTTTCAGCTGCGCACGTTTCAGGGCGTGCGCTACGCGCTGTTTGCCTATAATACGCGGGGCGGGGCGGGCGGCTACGCCGATTTTGACCGCTTTGCGGTGGCTGAGCCTCGCGCCAATGGCCAGGGCGCGGCCATTCCGCTGGGCCAGCTGATTACGCTCAGTAGCCCGGCCGACAGCACGGTGCTCATTAACTGGCGGGGCTACCTGCGGCCGGTGCCGGTGGGCAGCCCGCTGGCGATTGGCCCGGCGGCGCAGTTTCGGGTGCTGGACCGGGGGCGCGGGCGCGTGGCGCTGGAGTCGGCGGGCGGCGTCGAGTCGGCGGGCGGGCTGGTCACGGTGGAGCGGCTGGCCGGCATGGGCGAGGTCCGCATCGGGCCGGGGGGTAGCGCCGAGGCCACGACCTTTCAGTGGCAGGATATGCAGCGCGGCGACCTCATGCTGATGGCCCTCACCAACCACCGCTACCTGCTGGCCCCGCCCCGCACCCGCGGCCTGTGCGCCGCCGACGCGCCCGGCACCACTCCCAACCGCGACAACGGCACCTGCTTTCGCTGGCAGACAGTAGCCCAGTAG
- a CDS encoding pyridoxamine 5'-phosphate oxidase, whose product MTDAELADLRQSYSQRTLLEADVQPQAVAQFRQWLDEAVAARLPEPAALTLATVDAATGQPSQRVLLLKGLPDDAGFLFFTNYDSRKGHELAGQPRAALNFFWPGLERQVRVEGVVERASPEVSTAYFQSRPRGSQVGAWASPQSEVIGSREQLEAREHEVEARFEGQNPLPRPPHWGGYVLRPTRLEFWQGRPSRLHDRLVYELMEGGSDWKISRLAP is encoded by the coding sequence ATGACCGACGCCGAACTCGCCGACCTGCGCCAGAGCTACTCCCAGCGCACGCTGCTCGAAGCCGATGTGCAGCCCCAGGCCGTGGCCCAGTTTCGGCAGTGGCTCGACGAGGCCGTGGCCGCCCGCCTGCCCGAGCCCGCCGCCCTCACCCTGGCCACCGTGGATGCGGCCACCGGCCAGCCCAGCCAGCGCGTGCTGCTGCTCAAGGGCCTGCCCGACGACGCGGGCTTTCTCTTCTTCACCAACTACGACTCGCGCAAGGGCCACGAGCTGGCGGGCCAGCCGCGGGCGGCGCTCAATTTTTTCTGGCCCGGCCTCGAGCGCCAGGTGCGGGTAGAAGGGGTAGTGGAACGAGCCTCGCCCGAGGTTTCCACCGCGTATTTCCAGAGCCGGCCGCGCGGCAGCCAGGTGGGCGCCTGGGCCTCACCCCAGAGCGAAGTCATTGGCAGCCGCGAGCAGCTCGAAGCCCGCGAGCACGAGGTCGAAGCCCGCTTCGAGGGCCAAAACCCGCTGCCCCGGCCCCCGCACTGGGGCGGCTACGTGCTGCGCCCCACGCGCCTCGAGTTTTGGCAGGGCCGCCCCAGCCGCCTGCACGACCGCCTGGTGTACGAGCTCATGGAGGGGGGTAGCGATTGGAAAATCAGCCGCTTAGCGCCGTGA
- a CDS encoding septum formation inhibitor Maf has translation MSSLHLILASGSPRRRQLLTELGLAYEIRLREVDESFPPHLRRAEVAEYLARHKAEAYRPDLAPDELLLTADTIVCLDEDVLNKPADAAEARAMLGRLQGRAHQVYTGVCLLPGDGCPPVVFSDETTVHFGPLSAAEISFYVAQYQPFDKAGAYGAQDWLGLAAITRLEGSYFNVMGLPTHRVWPAVRAFLEPEPAA, from the coding sequence ATGTCCTCTCTCCATTTAATTCTGGCTTCCGGCTCGCCCCGCCGCCGCCAATTGCTCACCGAACTAGGCTTAGCCTACGAAATCCGCCTGCGGGAGGTGGACGAAAGCTTTCCGCCCCACTTGCGGCGCGCCGAAGTGGCCGAGTACCTGGCCCGCCACAAGGCCGAAGCCTACCGCCCCGACCTGGCCCCCGACGAGCTGCTGCTCACGGCCGATACCATCGTGTGCCTCGACGAAGACGTGCTCAACAAGCCCGCCGATGCGGCCGAGGCCCGCGCCATGCTGGGCCGCCTGCAGGGTCGCGCTCACCAGGTATATACCGGCGTGTGCCTGCTGCCCGGCGATGGTTGCCCGCCGGTCGTTTTCTCCGACGAAACGACCGTGCATTTCGGCCCGCTCTCGGCCGCCGAAATCAGCTTTTATGTAGCCCAGTACCAGCCCTTCGACAAAGCCGGGGCCTACGGGGCGCAGGACTGGCTGGGACTGGCTGCCATTACCCGGCTGGAGGGCTCGTACTTCAACGTGATGGGCCTGCCCACCCACCGGGTGTGGCCGGCCGTGCGGGCCTTTCTAGAGCCGGAGCCCGCCGCTTAG
- a CDS encoding glycerol-3-phosphate dehydrogenase, whose protein sequence is MEKIAMLGGGSWATALTKILSENGARVDWWLRSKDDVQHLLRTGHNPRYLSSVLFDRNLVFPTTDLTDAVLEADWLVLAVPAAFVQPVLDKLGRDALRHKMGVVSAIKGMIPGKNILVTDYVQERFRLPAAQLGVIAGPCHAEEVALEKQSYLTIGAPDVSGLGVAFCQLLRNRYVSAHPAADLDGIEYCAVMKNIIALTGGIAHGLGYGDNFLAVLVSNAVQEIRRFLQAISPQPRDLSASAYLGDLLVTAYSQFSRNRTFGNMVGRGYSVKSAQLEMNMVAEGYYAVKSIHELNRKLKVNMPITTAAYNILYERIAPAVELEILKEKLR, encoded by the coding sequence ATGGAAAAAATTGCCATGCTTGGCGGCGGCTCCTGGGCCACGGCCCTCACCAAAATCCTCTCCGAAAACGGCGCCCGCGTGGACTGGTGGCTGCGCTCGAAAGACGACGTGCAGCACCTGCTGCGCACCGGCCACAACCCGCGCTACCTCTCCTCGGTGCTCTTCGACCGCAACCTGGTCTTCCCCACCACCGACCTCACCGATGCCGTGCTGGAGGCCGACTGGCTGGTGCTGGCCGTGCCGGCGGCCTTCGTGCAGCCGGTGCTCGATAAACTGGGCCGCGACGCGCTGCGCCACAAAATGGGGGTAGTGTCGGCCATTAAGGGCATGATTCCGGGCAAGAATATCCTGGTTACGGACTACGTGCAGGAGCGCTTCCGGCTGCCCGCCGCCCAGCTCGGCGTGATTGCCGGCCCCTGCCACGCCGAGGAAGTGGCCCTCGAAAAGCAGAGCTACCTCACCATCGGCGCGCCCGACGTGAGCGGCCTGGGCGTGGCCTTTTGCCAGCTGCTGCGCAACCGCTACGTGAGCGCCCACCCCGCGGCCGACCTCGACGGCATCGAGTACTGCGCCGTGATGAAAAATATCATTGCCCTCACCGGCGGCATTGCCCACGGCCTGGGCTACGGCGACAACTTCCTGGCCGTGCTGGTGAGCAACGCGGTGCAGGAAATCCGGCGCTTTTTGCAGGCCATCTCGCCCCAGCCGCGCGACCTCTCGGCCTCGGCCTACCTCGGCGATTTGCTGGTGACGGCCTACTCGCAGTTCTCCCGCAACCGCACTTTCGGCAACATGGTGGGCCGCGGCTACTCGGTGAAATCAGCCCAGCTCGAAATGAACATGGTGGCCGAGGGCTACTACGCCGTCAAGAGCATCCACGAGCTGAACCGCAAGCTCAAGGTGAATATGCCCATTACCACGGCGGCGTATAATATTTTGTATGAGCGCATTGCGCCGGCCGTGGAGCTGGAGATATTGAAGGAGAAATTACGGTAG
- a CDS encoding phosphohydrolase: MTPAIAATAAFIEEKFQAEGSGHDWPHIRRVWQVARALAASTPGTDLEIAELAALLHDIADWKFHGGDYEAGPRAARAWLLSQQVPEATVARVEQVIREVSFKGLGVETPVSSPEAAVVQDADRLDAIGAIGVGRAFAYGGHKGRPMHDPATPPVSHADFEQYKQSTAPTLNHFYEKLLHLKDRLHTPAARALAAERHRFMEQFVAQFLREWEGTDLQPQP; this comes from the coding sequence ATGACCCCAGCTATTGCCGCCACGGCCGCTTTTATCGAAGAAAAATTTCAGGCCGAAGGCTCGGGGCACGACTGGCCGCACATCCGGCGGGTGTGGCAGGTGGCGCGGGCGCTGGCCGCCAGCACGCCCGGCACCGACCTGGAAATAGCCGAGCTGGCCGCCCTGCTGCATGACATCGCCGACTGGAAGTTTCACGGCGGCGACTACGAGGCCGGTCCCCGCGCCGCCCGCGCCTGGCTGCTGAGCCAGCAGGTGCCCGAGGCCACGGTGGCGCGCGTCGAGCAGGTTATCCGCGAGGTAAGCTTCAAGGGTCTGGGTGTGGAAACGCCCGTGAGCAGCCCCGAGGCGGCCGTGGTGCAGGATGCCGACCGGCTCGACGCCATCGGGGCCATCGGGGTGGGCCGGGCCTTTGCTTACGGGGGCCACAAGGGCCGGCCGATGCACGACCCGGCCACGCCGCCCGTGTCGCACGCCGATTTTGAGCAGTACAAACAGAGCACCGCGCCCACCCTCAACCACTTCTACGAGAAGCTCTTGCACCTTAAGGACCGCTTGCACACGCCCGCCGCCCGCGCCCTGGCCGCGGAGCGCCACCGCTTTATGGAGCAATTCGTGGCCCAATTTCTGCGCGAGTGGGAGGGCACTGACTTGCAGCCGCAACCATAG